One region of Tamandua tetradactyla isolate mTamTet1 chromosome 6, mTamTet1.pri, whole genome shotgun sequence genomic DNA includes:
- the RNF43 gene encoding E3 ubiquitin-protein ligase RNF43 isoform X2, which yields MAGERGASAVLFDITEDRAAAEQLQQPLGLTWPVVLIWGNDAEKLMEFVYKNRKAHVRIELKEPLAWPDYDVWILLTVVGTIFVVILASVLRIRCRPHPSRLDPLQQRTAWAISQLATRRYRASCRKAQSEWPDSGSSCSSAPVCAICLEEFSEGQELRVISCQHEFHRTCVDPWLHQHRTCPLCMFNIVEGDLFSQSLGPSRPYQEPGRRLHLIRQHPGHAHYHLPAAYLLGSSRSSVARLPQPGPFLPSQEANMGPRHHRLPRVAHSRPAGEQQHLAVAQHPYAHGRGLSRLRCTSQHPAACPVSLRRTRPHDSSGSGESYCTERSGYLADGPASDSSSGPCHGSSSDSVVNCTDVSLQGIHGSSSTFHSSLSSDFDPFIYCSPEGGGLQGEDIQPNMSSRPRSLDSVVPKRETQVSSHVHYHRHRHHHYKKQFQWHGRKAGLETRAPQSRPGVSQTQLQPELPSTDQQVARSNPPAPSGQLLNPQWPRGLMEPALGPTEASKPHPSPSSPFSLQKSSLPVRHHRKRRGGPSEPTPASRPQDLSMHTTCQVFPHQGPNLAFPWSPEAHPLLFGPPGLDRRLLPETPDPCYLSSQPVWLCLTPRRTLGPHLPEQGPSEHSPGTSEGRACPYPHCQVLPAQPGSEEELEELCEQAV from the exons ATGGCGGGGGAGCGAGGAGCCAGTGCTGTCCTCTTTGACATCACGGAGGACCGAGCTGCTGCTGAGCAG CTGCAGCAGCCCCTGGGATTGACTTGGCCAGTGGTGTTGATTTGGGGCAATGACGCTGAGAAACTAATGGAGTTTGTGTACAAGAACCGGAAGGCCCATGTGAGGATTGAATTGAAAGAGCCCCTGGCCTGG CCAGATTATGATGTGTGGATCCTCCTGACGGTCGTGGGCACCATCTTTGTGGTCATTCTGGCTTCAGTGCTGCGCATTCGGTGCCGTCCCCACCCTAGCAGGCTG GATCCTCTTCAGCAGCGAACAGCTTGGGCCATCAGCCAGCTGGCTACCAGGAGATATCGGGCCAGCTGCAGGAAGGCCCAGTCTGAGTGGCCAGACTCAGGTAGCAGCTGCAGCTCAGCTCCCGTGTGTGCCATCTGCCTAGAGGAGTTTTCTGAGGGGCAG gaaCTCCGGGTTATTTCCTGCCAACATGAATTCCACCGCACCTGTGTGGACCCCTGGCTCCATCAACATCGGACTTGCCCCCTCTGCATGTTCAACATCGTAG AGGGAGATTTATTTTCCCAGTCCCTGGGACCTTCTCGACCTTACCAGGAACCAGGCCGGAGACTCCACCTCATTCGCCAGCATCCGGGCCATGCCCACTACCACCTGCCTGCTGCCTACCTACTGGGCTCTTCCCGGAGTTCGGTGGCTCGGCTCCCACAACCAGGTCCCTTCTTACCCTCCCAGGAGGCAAACATGGGCCCTCGGCACCACCGCCTCCCCAGAGTTGCACATTCCCGGCCTGCCGGGGAGCAGCAGCACCTGGCAGTGGCCCAGCACCCATATGCACATGGCCGGGGACTAAGCCGCCTCAGATGCACCTCACAGCACCCTGCTGCTTGCCCAGTGTCCCTGCGCCGGACCAGGCCTCATGACAGCAGTGGCTCTGGGGAAAGCTACTGCACAGAGCGCAGCGGCTACCTGGCAGATGGGCCAGCCAGTGACTCTAGCTCAGGGCCCTGTCACGGTTCTTCCAGTGACTCGGTGGTCAACTGCACAGACGTTAGCCTGCAGGGCATCCATGGCAGCAGTTCAACCTTCCACAGCTCTCTGAGCAGTGACTTTGACCCCTTCATATACTGCAGCCCTGAAGGAGGGGGGCTCCAGGGAGAGGACATACAGCCTAACATGTCCTCTCGGCCCCGTTCCTTGGACTCAGTGGTGCCCAAAAGGGAAACTCAAGTTTCCAGCCATGTCCACTACCACCGCCACCGGCACCACCATTACAAAAAGCAGTTCCAGTGGCATGGCAGGAAGGCTGGCTTAGAAACTAGGGCTCCCCAGTCCAGGCCTGGTGTTTCCCAGACACAGCTCCAGCCAGAGCTGCCCTCTACTGATCAGCAAGTCGCCAGATCCAACCCACCAGCCCCTTCAGGGCAGCTCCTCAACCCACAATGGCCCAGGGGCCTCATGGAGCCAGCCTTGGGCCCAACTGAAGCCTCCAAGCCCCACCCAAGTCCCAGTAGTCCCTTTAGCTTGCAGAAATCCAGCCTCCCTGTCCGGCACCACAGGAAACGGCGAGGGGGTCCCTCAGAGCCCACCCCAGCCTCTCGGCCCCAGGACTTGTCTATGCATACTACTTGCCAGGTTTTTCCACACCAAGGCCCCAACCTGGCATTCCCTTGGTCCCCAGAGGCCCACCCATTGCTATTTGGACCTCCAGGCCTGGACAGGAGGCTGCTACCAGAAACCCCAGACCCCTGTTACTTAAGTTCACAGCCAGTGTGGTTGTGTCTGACTCCACGCCGTACCCTGGGACCACATCTACCTGAGCAGGGGCCTTCGGAACACAGTCCTGGTACCTCAGAGGGCAGGGCATGCCCTTACCCACACTGCCAGGTGCTGCCAGCCCAGCCTG GGTCAGAGGAGGAGCTGGAAGAGCTGTGTGAACAGGCCGTGTGA
- the SUPT4H1 gene encoding transcription elongation factor SPT4 isoform X2: protein MALETVPKDLRHLRACLLCSLVKTIDQFEYDGCDNCDAYLQMKGNREMVYDCTSSSFDGIIAMMSPEDSWVSKWQRVSNFKPGIVRELKSRGVAYKSRDTAIKT from the exons ATGGCCTTGGAGACGGTGCCGAAGGACCTGCGGCATTTGCGGGCCTGTTTGCTGTGTTCCCTGGTTAAG aCCATAGACCAGTTTGAATATGACGGCTGTGACAATTGTGATGCATACCTACAGATGAAGGGTAACCGAGAGATGGTATATGACTGCACCAGCTCTTCCTTCGATGG AATCATTGCGATGATGAGTCCAGAGGACAGCTGGGTCTCCAAGTGGCAGCGTGTCA GTAACTTTAAGCCAG GAATTGTACGAGAACTGAAGAGTCGAGGAGTGGCCTACAAATCCAGAGACACAGCCATAAAGACCTAG
- the SUPT4H1 gene encoding transcription elongation factor SPT4 isoform X1: MALETVPKDLRHLRACLLCSLVKTIDQFEYDGCDNCDAYLQMKGNREMVYDCTSSSFDGIIAMMSPEDSWVSKWQRVSNFKPGVYAVSVTGRLPQGIVRELKSRGVAYKSRDTAIKT; this comes from the exons ATGGCCTTGGAGACGGTGCCGAAGGACCTGCGGCATTTGCGGGCCTGTTTGCTGTGTTCCCTGGTTAAG aCCATAGACCAGTTTGAATATGACGGCTGTGACAATTGTGATGCATACCTACAGATGAAGGGTAACCGAGAGATGGTATATGACTGCACCAGCTCTTCCTTCGATGG AATCATTGCGATGATGAGTCCAGAGGACAGCTGGGTCTCCAAGTGGCAGCGTGTCA GTAACTTTAAGCCAGGTGTGTATGCTGTGTCAGTCACGGGTCGCCTGCCCCAAg GAATTGTACGAGAACTGAAGAGTCGAGGAGTGGCCTACAAATCCAGAGACACAGCCATAAAGACCTAG